In Mangifera indica cultivar Alphonso chromosome 1, CATAS_Mindica_2.1, whole genome shotgun sequence, a single genomic region encodes these proteins:
- the LOC123222451 gene encoding probable methyltransferase PMT26 has translation MALGKYSRIDNRRSSASYWPTVTVVLFVALCLVGVWMMTSLSVAPVQNVDEPAQEKKSEVREQVVESNESNTQQFEDNTGDLPEDTTKGDGSVQNRSNGNSQENEEKSVGNSTEENKSDDGSDIEMQNDEINMDDGASKTEENLESGKTNAGAGEGNSEENSNENDKKTDENETKSEENSDDTKDGGKVDGQIQEKVDQNDDKESGKSSDDKKEDDQLKNQILNEEFRSGAQLELSKETTAQNGSWSTQATESKNEKDAQLSSKYQSGYNWKLCNATAGFDFIPCLDNIQAIKSLRSSKHYEHRERHCPEEPPTCLVPLPEGYRRSINWPTSREKIWYYNVPHTKLVVVKGHQNWVKVDGEYLTFPGGGTQFKHGALHYIDFINKTVPDIAWGKRSRVVLDVGCGVASFGGFLFDRDVLTMSFAPKDEHEAQVQFALERGIPAISAVMGTKRLPYPGKVFDIVHCARCRVPWHIEGGKLLLELDRVLRPGGFFVWSATPVYQKLDEDVKIWNAMSELTKAMCWELVSISKDTVNGVGIAIYKKPTTNECYEKRSKQEPPMCPQSDDPNAAWNVPLQACMHKVPVESLERGSQWPELWPERLEKPPYWLLSSQVGVYGKSAPEDFTADYDHWKRVVSRSYLNSLGIDWSSVRNVMDMRSVYGGFAAALKDINVWVLNVVSVDSADTLPIIYERGLFGIYHDWCESFSTYPRTYDLLHADHLFSKVKKRCKLVAVVAEVDRILRPEGKLIVRDNVETINELESLVKSMQWVVHMTYSKDKEGLLCVQKSLWRANQWEDIKYALA, from the exons ATGGCTTTAGGGAAATATAGTAGGATAGATAATAGGAGATCTTCAGCTAGTTACTGGCCAACTGTGACTGTTGTTTTGTTTGTGGCTCTTTGCTTGGTTGGAGTATGGATGATGACATCGTTGTCTGTGGCACCGGTTCAGAATGTAGATGAGCCGGCACAGGAGAAGAAAAGTGAGGTGAGGGAACAGGTGGTGGAAAGTAATGAGAGTAATACTCAGCAGTTTGAAGATAACACAGGTGATTTGCCTGAGGATACTACAAAAGGAGATGGTTCGGTTCAGAATCGAAGTAATGGTAATTCacaagaaaatgaagagaaGTCTGTGGGGAACTCAACTGAGGAGAATAAGTCAGATGATGGATCGGATATAGAAATGCAAAATGATGAGATTAACATGGATGATGGGGCTTCTAAGACTGAAGAAAATTTAGAATCTGGGAAGACGAATGCTGGTGCTGGTGAAGGTAATTCTGAGGAGAATTCGaatgaaaatgataagaaaacCGATGAAAATGAGACAAAGTCTGAGGAGAACTCTGACGATACAAAGGATGGGGGAAAAGTAGATGGCCAGATACAGGAGAAGGTGGACCAAAATGATGACAAGGAGTCAGGGAAAAGCTCTGATGACAAAAAGGAAGATGACCAATTGAAAAACCAGATTTTAAATGAGGAATTTCGTTCTGGGGCTCAGTTGGAGCTTTCAAAAGAAACTACTGCACAAAATGGGTCCTGGTCAACTCAGGCAACAGAGTCAAAGAATGAAAAGGATGCTCAATTATCTTCTAAATATCAAAGTGGTTATAATTGGAAACTTTGCAATGCCACTGCAGGGTTTGATTTTATCCCATGCCTTGACAACATTCAAGCAATTAAGAGTCTTCGATCCTCTAAGCATTATGAACACCGAGAGAGGCACTGTCCTGAAGAACCCCCCACTTGCCTTGTTCCTCTTCCTGAAGGATATAGACGTTCTATTAATTGGCCTACTAGCAGGGAAAAA ATATGGTACTATAATGTTCCCCATACCAAACTTGTGGTAGTTAAGGGGCACCAAAATTGGGTGAAAGTTGATGGAGAGTACCTCACTTTCCCAGGTGGTGGAACTCAGTTTAAGCATGGTGCTCTCCATTATATTGACTTCATAAACAAG ACTGTTCCTGACATTGCCTGGGGAAAACGTTCTCGTGTCGTATTAGATGTTGGATGTGGGGTGGCCAGCTTTGGAGGCTTTCTTTTTGATAGAGATGTTCTGACCATGTCATTTGCTCCTAAAGATGAACATGAAGCCCAAGTTCAGTTTGCACTTGAAAGGGGTATCCCTGCTATATCGGCTGTGATGGGAACAAAGAGACTGCCCTACCCTGGAAAAGTTTTTGATATAGTCCACTGTGCACGTTGCAGAGTCCCGTGGCATATAGAAG GTGGGAAACTTCTTTTGGAGCTCGATCGTGTGTTGAGACCTGGTGGTTTCTTTGTGTGGTCTGCAACTCCTGTTTATCAAAAGCTTGATGAAGATGTTAAGATTTGGAATG CTATGTCTGAACTAACAAAAGCTATGTGCTGGGAACTTGTGTCCATCAGTAAGGATACTGTCAATGGAGTGGGTATAGCAATATATAAGAAGCCTACGACTAATGAGTGCTATGAGAAAAGATCAAAACAAGAGCCTCCAATGTGCCCCCAGTCTGATGATCCAAATGCAGCATG GAATGTTCCACTGCAAGCTTGCATGCATAAGGTGCCAGTAGAATCATTAGAACGTGGGTCACAATGGCCAGAGCTGTGGCCTGAAAGGTTAGAGAAACCGCCATACTGGTTGTTGAGTTCCCAAGTTGGGGTCTATGGAAAATCTGCACCAGAAGATTTCACTGCAGATTATGACCACTGGAAACGGGTAGTGTCCAGATCTTACCTAAATAGCCTTGGAATAGATTGGTCATCTGTGAGGAATGTCATGGACATGCGATCTGTCTATGGAGG ATTTGCCGCCGCACTAAAAGATATCAATGTGTGGGTCCTAAATGTTGTCTCAGTAGACTCTGCAGATACACTCCCCATTATTTATGAACGAGGGCTGTTCGGTATATATCATGATTGGTGTGAATCATTTAGCACCTATCCTAGAACATATGATCTTCTTCATGCTGACCATCTTTTCTCCAAGGTTAAGAAGAG GTGTAAGTTAGTAGCTGTTGTTGCTGAGGTTGATCGGATCCTGAGGCCAGAAGGGAAGCTCATTGTTCGTGATAATGTTGAGACTATTAATGAGTTGGAGAGTTTGGTTAAGTCCATGCAATGGGTGGTTCACATGACCTACTCGAAAGACAAAGAGGGGTTACTCTGTGTCCAAAAGTCCTTGTGGCGAGCCAACCAGTGGGAAGATATTAAGTATGCTCTTGCTTAA
- the LOC123222459 gene encoding nuclear transcription factor Y subunit B-7-like — translation MEEDCYGNGCHGPAGGSPESPSVKSISSNNKHHHRQHNNKEQDRFLPIANVGRIMKKVIPVNGKISKDAKETVQECVSEFISFVTGEASDKCQREKRKTINGDDIIWAITTLGFENYVGPLKLYLSKYRDIEGDKVDFPKQQRSVHQNQQHHHQQQDDQEDQNAAYTSVYASTTLMCQPPFMASDQSFSLPFSPASIQNQLLPQDQIDSVGHW, via the coding sequence ATGGAAGAAGATTGTTATGGGAATGGGTGTCATGGGCCTGCGGGAGGAAGCCCAGAAAGCCCTAGTGTAAAAAGCATTAGCAGCAACAACAAACACCACCACCGTCAGCACAACAACAAAGAACAAGATAGGTTTCTTCCTATAGCAAATGTTGGTCGGATAATGAAAAAAGTAATCCCCGTCAATGGAAAGATCTCAAAAGACGCAAAAGAAACCGTGCAAGAGTGTGTCTCCGAGTTTATTAGCTTTGTTACCGGGGAAGCATCGGATAAATGTCAACGAGAAAAACGAAAAACTATTAATGGCGACGATATTATATGGGCAATCACAACCCTAGGCTTTGAAAATTACGTGGGtccattaaaattatatctaagcAAATATCGAGATATTGAAGGCGACAAGGTTGATTTTCCGAAGCAACAAAGATCAGTACATCAGAATCAGCAACATCACCACCAACAACAGGATGACCAAGAAGATCAAAATGCAGCTTACACAAGTGTGTATGCTTCCACAACCCTTATGTGTCAACCGCCATTTATGGCAAGTGATCAATCTTTTTCCCTACCTTTCTCCCCTGCTTCCATTCAGAACCAGTTACTGCCACAAGACCAAATTGATTCAGTGGGGCACTGGTGA